Part of the Motacilla alba alba isolate MOTALB_02 chromosome Z, Motacilla_alba_V1.0_pri, whole genome shotgun sequence genome, AGGTTCCTGAAAGAATCCTCCTTAAGGCAGTTGGAGCTTCCCTGCTGTAAGGATTTTGAGGAGGCATAAAGTGGCAGTGGTAACTTTTGACCTGTTAATTTCTCATGGTCTAATGGAAAGGATCTGGTCCTCTgtcaaaggaagagaaagaactgccaccagcagcagatgTTTATCCCATTATTTACAtgaagctttttatttctcattggATATGTGTAGGGATTCCCACTTGCTATCCTGCAatcagcaggagagagagagatcttCAATTtgcaagacagaaaattattcaaggaaaagaagaatgttTGATCACTGCTAGCTAGTCGCTCTTCTAGTCTGATTAAAGCATATATATTCATTGCCTTGGCACTTAATGAGGAGCCAGGAGATGGCACCAAAAGTGCTACAGGATGTGCTCTGTAAGAATATTTACCTGTGTGTGTTGTAGCTGTTAAGAGGTATTAAATGGGTTAGACATTGATGGCACACAAGAAAGGAAGAGAGCAGTCTGtttatttcactttcaaatATACATGCTCTTAATTTGAAATGCAGCTCTTCGTTcttacattatttattattattagacACCAATGCCTTCTcagcatatttattttgttaaattacACCTCTGAAATTAAATGCAGCCTCTTGTCATCTTTAATGTTCTTCTGCCTATTCTTATAATTATTATTGATAAGAGGTGACTTTCAAGTTAACAGCCACTGGATTGATAAGGCAGCTGTTATTACGTTACCTGAGTGCTTTTTGGAAAGCTTAGCTCAAGGGCAAACCGTGATTTCTCCAGTGTGGAATGCTGAATCCCCAGCCTGCAGACTGCTGGCAAAAGTGGTgtttgtggctgtgctgtgcctgggtgATGTCTGAAAAGCTGCCCCCAGACTTTCCCCCGGGCTGCAGAGTTGTGTGTGCCTGCAATCAGTGAGCGTGGCGGCTCTTGGGGGTGCACAGTGGGGTGACCCCGCTGTTAATTTTTGGGCCGTCAGAGGGTTTCTGCTCCTTTCGcttctgctcttccctcctgctctccgAGGCCCTTCTCCTCATTCTCAGGTAGTAGATCCGGTTGGCTTCTGGGTGGGTGACTTTGCAGAGCGGCATTTTGTAGATGGCCGGGTTTTCGGAGGTTATCAGCAGGAAGAGGAGCGCCGAGAGGCAGAAGGGCCAGGTGCACACtggcagcccgagctggcagGGGATACAACAGACACAGGGCAGCACTTGGGTACCACTTTTTGGTCTCTGTGCTTATTCCTGCCTGTGGCTAAACTCTTGCATTTGGGAAGCTGGGAGGGCCTTGGTTTCCCTGAAGACACAGTGGCTACCAAATGCCAATTCAGCTGGAGACACAGAGATCTGGGGCTGCACAAAGCATCTGACACTGCACACCTCAGTCCTGTCAGAGGTGCAGCTTCAATAGTGGTGCTGGACGGAACCTGGCACCAGCATTGAAGCAACTGAATCAGGCTCCAGAGCTCTGGTGGCTGCAATGAAAGCCAAGACACCCAGCTCACATGTGGACACCTGAATTCTCTAACAGAAGAGCCAAATTCTACCCTCTCTGCTCTGTAAAATATGTATAGAGAGTACTATTCCTGCATATTCTCTCTCCCCAGTGACAATATGATGCTGGCATCACATCCAGCCCTCAGCCCTCTCTGTTCCCCCACCTCTGGACCTGAAGTGAGGTCTTCCAAAAGCAGGATCACCGAGACAAAAAGTGGATGTCCTTTTTCCGATGCCTCCCAAAAGCAGGTGTGCTTAAAGAAGGCCATATGTGGGGACCAACATAGTACTGAGAGGGTGCCAGATGAAAATGTTCAGTGCATGAAGCTGCTagttctaatatttttttattttaagttagtaaatcaatttaattaaaatatggtTTTGCTTTAATCTCTCAGATCTTAAAGAAGAAGCAGAGCCTGACATTTCTGTCTTCACTCCTTTCTTGATTTGTCCAAATATAATAACTTTGTACTGAAGAGAACAGTCTCCCCCTCATTTTAGTTCTCATACCCAGTTCAAACATCAATAATATCTGTGGGCAGTGTTGGAGAAAGACCttgaatgaagaaaatgaaaatttaatcaTTTGGAATTGCTGAAAGATAGTGTTCAACTAAGTATTTAATCTCAAACCATATGCCATTGCTGTAACTCACATATACATGCACAGCCCTGTTGTGGATAACATGCTTCAAAGGTCTTTGAAATCTTATTACCAGATATAAAGTCTTCAGGGGCACAATTCAGCTGACGTAGGGTTTGCACAAGACCTGCCTACTggctgcagcattttcatttcagtgttgtCACAGCTGACATGGAGAATTTTGAGGCATTTACTTAATGTTATATTTGAACAAATCAAgatgcagttaaaaaaacccaaaccaacaaaccctcaggtaaaacacaaaaccccacacttACCACAGAGAGTGCATTAGCAAGAGCTGCTCCGGAGTAGGCACAAAATAATGCTGAGAAGAGAAGACCAAAGAGTGCTCAggatgaggaaaataaaataaaataaaatgaaaattaaaaaaaaaaagagccaacaACATTTTCCAAATGCACAGCAAAATATCCTTTCAGCTACCTAACGTGAGGATCACTGCTAGAGTTCAATTAGCTGAAATGTCccaagagaaaatggcctcaagttgcaccaagGAAGATCTAGGTtgaatattagggaaaattttctttacagaaagggctgtccagccctggcacagctgcccagggcagtggtggagttcccatccctggagcagctgtgtggatgtggcacttggggatgcgggttagtggtggccttggtaGGGTGGGGCCACAGTTGGAGCCAgttgatgatcttggaggtattttccaacacaaatgattctgtgactgccTTTTGTtccatctgctctgcagagatggATGGTGAATGAAGAACATGGTTTTGTCAAGATGAAGTGatgttggcattttttttatctttaatttcatttggcACTACCTGACCCACATGCAGTGGGAATTGCAGAAAttctccagcagggctggattcCAGAAATTCTCTGCCCTGTGGCTTCATACCACAACCAGTTACCAAACGGTCTCTTTGCCCCAGGATGCCAGGATGGCAGAACAGGAGGCAAAGTCAGGCACCTAAGGGTTAAATCAAGGAAGGGAAAGCTACTGAGAAATCCAGAAACTGTGCTCAGGACACTGAGATAAAGATAACTGGAGCCTGGGCATATTTTCACAGGAATGTCTTAACTGGGAAATTTCTTAAACTGTTCCCAGAGTGTCTGGTTTTGGCTGCTGTTGGATGTGGAGTCTTTGGGTGGATGGGTTTTAAACTAGCCTGGTGCAACAGCTCCCTTCTTATGACACATTTCCCCCAGTGATACATACAATCATGAAAAGGCTGCTTCTATGAATCTGTTGAGTTGCTAATTGGTTAAACATGCTCATGGATTAACTTGTGCTCATTCCACAAACAGTAGTTCCACCCTTTCTAGATGTTTCCATATTACCAGGATCTAAAAGTATTCTCTCTGTACTCGCACAATCAAGCCAATGCTGATGCTGCCAGAGAAACAGGTCTTGCACAGTGCCTATTTTTGGGACAGACAGAGTGATGGTTGATTCTAAGCCTGTGCTCCtgtcttaggttggaaatgcaagatgtagctgggggtgtgtattctatcACCATCTGTTacaggtggggcagttatcttctgttcattggGCCACCTGTTAAAACCGAGTGGGGAAGGTTTTCTtaatctcttccacaaccaatcctccctctggaaaatatcttctgttcatgggccagtgaatgtccctgcatggctgataaaattacatcatcccactgggagataCTCCACTCAtggggaggagccaagcattcttacctggatacaatctgaccctgggaacaccacagcagcctttgcccactgcattcccagaggagcagctttcttctccactgcattcccaggggaagaccaggcccatctccagcagccctggagcttcagagaCAAACTCCACCCttctgcaggatccctgctccagcagaaccacagctggcactgcaggagggcttCAGCCACCACTGAATGGGACTGCTGCCAACACCCTCGCCCCCAGGGTGTCTGGTCCTATTCTGACTTTGTCaatgttgttttgtattactgtattttatttttattttttcttttaatttttatttttttctaataaagatctgttattcctactcccatatctttgcctgagagccctttaatttcaaaattagaataatttggagggagggggtttgcattttccatttcaagggaggctcctgccttccttagaGGACATCTGTCTTTTGAAACCAAGACAGCTCCTCATAAGCTGCCCAAATTTTTGCCTTCCCTTTATGTAAAAGATACTCACCACAGGCAAGTGAGAGCAAATGTGTCTGCCAGGTCAGGGCGTAGAACATGCCCCCGATGGCAATGCAGGCCAGGGCACAGTTGTAGTTGTGTAAGCCAAGGTAGATGCTGTCAAACGGGGATGCaatgctcagagctgcaggacaaaGGCAAGGCTGTGAGCTCAGGTATGAGGGGAACCTAGAGGAGGAATCTGTCATCTCTCCCTCATAACATCAAGGTGGGTTTGTCtgttctcacacacacacaggaaaaggaggatGTCAAAGGAGGCTCATTATTTTGGAGGCCTGATAATGTCCCTGCTTTGGAATTTGGCCCAGTCTCAAAGGTTTAATTCAGAGAAAACTTCCTGTGTATTCACTGAGTGTGttgtatgcacacacacaggtgGAGGATCCAGCCAGAGTGTGGGAAAACCTTCTCACCTGggctgagaaagcagaaagctgTGCTCACGCACACTGTTTACACCTCATTTAAACCCTAATTTTGAATATCAGAGGCATAACTGCATGTCTTTTATGGGAGCAAGCagagtttttcattttttcctagTGATCTTTGTGAGATACGGTCTAGTTACTTGAGGTGGTCACTTTACCTGAGCAGTGGAAATGCTCCACAAGGATGGGAGCTGGGGGTCTACCATAAATTTGTCCTCTCAGAAACTTCTGCAGGATTTCTTACAGGCTTCAGGAGTACCAGTGAAAAGGAGAGCTCAATATGTAGTGCACAGACCACTTTTCTGACACTAGCAATATAAATGCATTTCCTTCTATATTGTTGTCATCTGTCCTCTGTTTTATCACCATGCTTGTCCCCAGAAACTTTCCCCTGACCTTTCCCTTCTAGATTGAATGTCAAACCTCTACAAGACCTGCCATATGCTCTCAGCCATACAAACTGTGGacagttttgtttaaaatcatgAATATAAGGCAGCTCCATTGTGTACAAAGTGCTTCAGAGCACAGATAAATTTTTGGATCACTGCCTTTTCCAAGGAATCAGACTACACTTATTCTGTCATCTGTATTTATTAAAACTGATCTCTTAAGTGGCATTAATGTTGCCTAACCTCTAGGGTCTGCTTCATGTCTCTCAATATTGTTTCTCTCTGGTTAGTGGAGAGACAGGACATTTTTAGTGGCATTCATTTTGGTATTTTGACAAAtccacagcagggctgagatCCCAGAAAAGAGGGCTGAGATCCCAAACTGCATCCCAGAAAAGTTTGTGTCTCTTCCTTGGCTGATTAGTTCTGAGGCAGACCTTTGCTTGTGGTCATCATTTAAAGCAATTGTGGTGGCAAGAAATCAGTTCTTAAAGTCTTTCTCCAGATTTCCTCATGATCTCTATGGGATTTATCCCATCCAGTGGCTAGAGAGTTAAGTAAGGTGGAACAAACCACCTGGCTGAGTTACAAATCtaacaaaaaatgcaaagtttaaagaaaatctgCTTCTGTTCTTGCCTGCACTGTGTTGTGTGACCATTGCTAAGAGCTTTGAAATTTAAAGACAGTTTGAAAGATGAGAGTGTTGTCCCAACTACAGCCCAGCCGATGCAACTTTAAAGTCTGGACAGAATCTGGCTTGGATCAAGATACCTTGgttgcaaaaataatttggtcAGTATTTCTTACCTGCAAACATCCCCACGGCTGATCCAATTGCAGCATGCAAACAAATCAGTGGGGAAGAGATGAGCAGAGCCACAAGGAAAATCCCTCCAGTCCAGGGGTTTCCACAACCATACACTTGACCAATCCCAACTGGGATGGATTGtaagagctgcagcagatggCAGAAAAGGGCTTGTTATTTGTTGTCTGTCTGTGCCCTGAGGGACCCAGCAGATGTTGTGTCCAAGCTATTAGCTGAAAAGGGAATGAAGAAACCCTGGCTCTGAGTTGGAGTCTGAGCACctcatagaatcccagaatggtttgaattggaagggaccttagatCACCTTCTTCCAttccctgccgtgggcagggacaccttccactgtcccaggttgtcacaagccccatccaacctggccttggaccctgctagggatccaggggcagccacagctgctctgagcaccctgtgccagggcctcacaactctcacagggaagagatttttttccaatatttaatctaaacttATTCTCTTTCAAATTGAAACCATTTCTCATTGGGGGGAATAGCTTCAAATGTCCCTCCAGGCACTTGTAAGCAGTGTCCCTCCACCTTTCCTACACAATCTCTCCCAGTATTGGAAGGTCTTAGTTAGGTCACcacaaagccttctctttttccaggtGGAATAAATCCAGTTCTCcaagccttttcttttaaaaggtaTGCTCCATCCCTCCTCTGGATTCATTCAACAGCTCCACGTCCTTGTGctgttggagcagggctggggcagctctgcaggtgggctctcacctgagcccaggggctgagggccagaatcccccctgccctgctgcccacgctgggggctcagcccagggcagggggttcaggctggggcaggtccagctctcccccacagcacccccagctccttctcccagggctgctccctctgctgacCTCCAGCCTGGGTTGatcccaggggctgccctggcccagctccagcacttggccttgtcaaacctcatgagattccccTGGGCCACTTctgcagcctgtccaggtccctctggatgccatCCCATCCTccaggtgcagcagctgcacctccCAGCTTGGTGCCATCTGCAAATCCCCTGAGGGTGCCCTGGatccctgtgtctgtgtcattaatgaagatatgCAATAACAGTGGTGGCCAGATGGACCCCTGAGGGACCACCTGGGACCCTGAGCCACTGACCACAACCCTCTGGATCAGTTACCCTGTTCTCTTTTGGGAAGGTGACCCTCCAGGGCTAGAGCTAGACATGAGGGGACTGAGTATAAATGAGTTTCTGTCACTTTGAAATCCTGATGTTTCCTCTGAATTTTCATATTGCTACTAACAGTGTTGCTGATGTTTTTCTAACCTGGACAGGAGGAGGTAATATCCAGATGTGTGCTGGATGTACACTCAAGACTAGTTTTGGGCCAACCCAAGTTCGAGGGGAATGAGAGGCATGGGTTCTCTGCTCTCTGAGGCTCCACCAGCCTTTCTGCTGGATGAACCAGGACTATCCCTGGGGATTCTGTGGCACTGAACCAACCCATGTACTTCTATGAATTCTGACCCACGTAAAAATGTCACCCAGAGGAGAACACCTTCATGCTCACCTTTTCAGTGAAATACCAAAAACCTGTTGGTGTGAAGCTTACCAGTGGCACATTGATGTCAGACCAGGTGATATTGGGCACTGCAGCTACGGGCTTGATGAGGGTTGTGGGGAAGAAGGGGTTGTAgtgtcctgtggctgccagGTACAGGGTGACTGCAATGTTGAAGGGCAGAGTGAAAACAGGAAGGTCCCATTTGCTGAAGATTGATCCCAAAGCACTGGACAGTACTGGGCTGAGAACAGGAGAAGAAATAgaattataatttataattataatttcaTCACATTTTATTAGTGGTGAGACAGCCTGCCTCTTTGGTCACAAAATGATAATTTTGGCAAATAAAGGCCAATACAGTTTCTTGTAGCAATGCCAGGTGGTGAATACCTTAATATCTTAATCTGCATCAAACAAAGAATTGTCAAAAGCTGTTcatctttctgaagaaaataacgTCACATCTACGTTTCCATCCAATACAGCCTTTGAGCATGGACAGAGACAGGCAATCTGACTTACTATTCAGtttaaaatttgaataaaaagcagaaaaggaagtttTGGGTATGTCACGTTAAGAACTGGGGAGAACTTTAGATGGTCTAAAAAAGCTGCTGTCTTGAGGAAGCAGAAGGGAGTTGGAAATTGCccaatttgcttttcttttggccttttttgttttgttttgttcttgtttaaaCAGTTTGAAGTGTA contains:
- the LOC119695835 gene encoding urea transporter 2-like; translated protein: MDLGEIVVTEHPNERELYKKEMPKAQDLLWRSGNWIHHSFGYLTGEMNEYGEWMKSKPLMVQLVDWILRGTSQVMFVNNPLSGLIILVGLFIQSPWWMLTGCTGTTVSTLTALALSQDRSSIAAGLHGYNGILVGLLMAVYSDRGDYYWWLLPPVTVISMACPVLSSALGSIFSKWDLPVFTLPFNIAVTLYLAATGHYNPFFPTTLIKPVAAVPNITWSDINVPLLLQSIPVGIGQVYGCGNPWTGGIFLVALLISSPLICLHAAIGSAVGMFAALSIASPFDSIYLGLHNYNCALACIAIGGMFYALTWQTHLLSLACALFCAYSGAALANALSVLGLPVCTWPFCLSALLFLLITSENPAIYKMPLCKVTHPEANRIYYLRMRRRASESRREEQKRKEQKPSDGPKINSGVTPLCTPKSRHAH